From Medicago truncatula cultivar Jemalong A17 chromosome 7, MtrunA17r5.0-ANR, whole genome shotgun sequence, a single genomic window includes:
- the LOC11431560 gene encoding uncharacterized protein: MGNCLVLQQINVVKIMKTNGKILEYKTQTPIKAEKVLPSPPSPSPSSPKERKKVRFADPEVQDVQKNSAVRIKLVISKQKLQEMLDNGGISVEKMLSLVHGENGMDGEDLCKKSDDACAGWKPVLQSIPEVI; this comes from the coding sequence atgggAAATTGTTTGGTGCTGCAACAAATTAATGTGGTGAAGATCATGAAAACAAATGGAAAAATTCTTGAATACAAAACACAAACACCTATCAAAGCCGAAAAGGTTTTGCCCTCTccaccatcaccatcaccatcatcGCCAAAAGAGCGCAAGAAGGTGAGGTTTGCAGATCCAGAAGTTCAAGATGTACAGAAAAATAGTGCAGTTAGGATTAAGCTTGTTATTAGTAAGCAAAAATTGCAAGAGATGCTGGATAATGGAGGGATTTCAGTTGAAAAGATGCTATCTCTTGTTCATGGTGAAAATGGAATGGATGGTGAAGATTTGTGTAAAAAAAGTGATGATGCATGTGCAGGGTGGAAACCAGTATTGCAAAGCATACCTGAAGTAATCTAG